A region from the Flavobacteriales bacterium genome encodes:
- a CDS encoding M28 family peptidase, with product MRNRIIALGFLALLVALVLLRSCAPDNGGTVPTQPTTKVEQPVLPPTPQFQADSAFAYVKRQVDFGPRVPGTKQHQACGDWMVAFLRQYADTVIEQQGKVTVFNKQQMPLRNIIASWKPELKHRVLLMAHWDTRPFADKDDERMSEPILGANDGGSGVGILLEIARHLKAHPSEIGVDLFFTDVEDYGEPGGSMTESGNSTDTWALGAQYWAKNPHVKDYTARFGILLDMCGARDARFPKEAFSMKFAPQIVNRVWGTAAQLGYGDRFLDETKYYVGIDDHVPVNERLRIPTIDIIEHNTANNGFHPSWHTHDDNMDVIDPTTLKAVGQTVLEVVWKER from the coding sequence ATGCGTAACCGGATCATCGCCCTCGGGTTTCTGGCGTTGCTTGTTGCACTGGTGCTCCTTCGCTCCTGCGCACCGGACAATGGTGGCACCGTGCCGACGCAGCCCACCACCAAAGTGGAGCAGCCCGTTCTGCCGCCCACGCCGCAGTTCCAGGCCGACAGTGCCTTTGCCTATGTGAAGCGCCAGGTGGATTTCGGTCCGCGGGTTCCGGGCACGAAGCAGCATCAGGCGTGCGGTGATTGGATGGTGGCTTTCCTGCGCCAGTATGCCGACACGGTCATTGAGCAGCAGGGGAAAGTCACGGTGTTCAACAAGCAGCAGATGCCGTTGCGCAACATCATCGCCAGTTGGAAACCGGAGCTGAAGCACCGTGTGCTGCTCATGGCGCATTGGGACACGCGGCCCTTTGCCGACAAGGACGATGAGCGCATGAGCGAACCGATCCTCGGAGCGAACGATGGTGGAAGTGGTGTGGGCATCCTGCTGGAGATCGCGCGCCACCTGAAGGCGCACCCGTCGGAGATCGGTGTGGATCTCTTCTTCACCGATGTGGAGGACTACGGCGAACCGGGGGGCTCCATGACGGAGTCGGGCAATAGCACGGACACGTGGGCGCTCGGTGCGCAATACTGGGCGAAGAACCCGCACGTGAAGGATTACACGGCGCGCTTCGGCATCCTGCTCGACATGTGCGGTGCGCGCGATGCCCGGTTCCCCAAGGAGGCCTTCAGCATGAAGTTCGCTCCGCAGATCGTCAATCGTGTGTGGGGCACCGCCGCCCAGCTCGGCTACGGCGACCGCTTCCTGGATGAAACGAAGTACTACGTGGGCATCGACGACCACGTGCCGGTGAACGAGCGTTTGCGCATCCCCACCATCGACATCATCGAGCACAATACTGCAAACAACGGCTTTCACCCCAGCTGGCACACCCACGACGACAACATGGACGTCATTGATCCCACAACGCTGAAGGCCGTGGGCCAGACGGTGCTGGAGGTGGTGTGGAAGGAGCGGTGA
- the polA gene encoding DNA polymerase I, producing MSEQTNGDDKRLFLLDAFALIYRAYFSFIRAPRVNSKGFNTSAAFGFTTTLLDLIKREKPTHLAVVFDTSAPTERHETLLDYKANREEMPDDIRTNLPYIRRIIEAMNIPILESDGYEADDVIGTLAKKAELEGYTTFMITPDKDFGQLVSDRIVMYKPGRGGDPPEKLGPKEICERWGGLTSPEQVKDILGLMGDAVDNIPGIPGIGEKTAMKLVQQFGSLEGVIDGAEQLKGKQKENVIAFAEQGRMSKMLATININAPVELDHDALHLDPPDAAKVLEVFSELEFKNLTARVLAPADQASAQVGGLTSKGSSSRLSPAGGAGEGQGGQVDLFGTSVDADGDVELKEFANIDTVPHRYFLEDTNEKMYMLAAQLKKQPRFCFDTETTGTDERTAELVGLAFSWKAHEGYYVPVPADREGAQRIVDIFKPMLENEAIGKVAQNAKYDIRVLKNYGVEVKGPLFDTMVAHYLLKPDQQKHGMDYLSEVYLGYRPVSIETLIGPKERGKTQKSMRDADVNAVKEYSAEDADITWQLGEKFAPLLEEDEVTKLFNDVEMPLVHVLADMETEGIRIDIPALKQFSEELGTDLLRLQEEIHKACGVPFNIDSPKQLGDVLFETLKIGGDKVKKTAKTGQYQTSEDILQELSNAHPVVPLILDYRSLRKLKGTYVDTLPEAADPVTHRVHTSYLQTVAATGRLASNDPNLQNIPIRTEKGREIRKAFVPRNEEYQLLSADYSQIELRIIAHMSGDHNMQEAFRHGLDIHAATAAKVFNVDIAAVTRDQRSRAKAVNFGIAYGQGAFGLSQNLGIPRAEAKQIIDDYFAQFPGVRNYMDEMIGFCRTHGYIKTLMGRRRYLPDITSANNTVRAQAERIAINAPMQGTAADIIKVAMVSIHREMQQRRMRSKLLLQVHDELVFDAHRAEVEDLKAMVRGRMEGAMQLNVPLLVDMAVGKNWLEAH from the coding sequence ATGTCCGAACAGACCAACGGCGACGACAAGCGCCTCTTCCTCCTCGACGCCTTCGCGCTCATCTACCGCGCCTACTTCAGTTTCATCCGCGCGCCACGCGTGAACAGCAAGGGCTTTAACACCAGCGCTGCCTTCGGTTTCACCACCACATTGCTCGATCTGATCAAGCGCGAGAAACCAACGCACCTGGCCGTGGTCTTCGATACGTCGGCACCCACGGAGCGCCACGAAACACTGCTCGACTACAAGGCGAACCGCGAAGAGATGCCGGACGACATCCGCACCAACTTGCCGTACATCCGCCGCATCATCGAGGCGATGAACATCCCCATCCTCGAGAGTGACGGCTACGAAGCGGATGATGTGATCGGCACGTTGGCGAAGAAGGCCGAGTTGGAAGGCTACACCACTTTTATGATAACGCCGGACAAGGACTTCGGGCAATTGGTGAGCGACAGGATCGTCATGTACAAACCCGGCCGCGGTGGTGATCCGCCGGAGAAGCTCGGGCCCAAAGAGATCTGCGAGCGCTGGGGAGGATTGACCAGTCCGGAGCAGGTGAAGGACATCCTTGGCCTGATGGGTGATGCGGTGGATAACATCCCGGGTATTCCCGGTATCGGCGAGAAGACCGCGATGAAGCTCGTGCAGCAGTTCGGATCGCTGGAGGGCGTGATCGACGGGGCCGAGCAATTGAAAGGCAAGCAGAAGGAGAACGTGATCGCCTTCGCGGAACAGGGGCGCATGAGCAAGATGTTGGCCACCATCAACATCAATGCTCCCGTGGAACTGGACCACGATGCGCTGCACTTGGACCCGCCGGATGCAGCCAAAGTGCTGGAGGTCTTCAGCGAACTTGAATTCAAGAACCTGACGGCGCGTGTGCTTGCACCAGCTGATCAGGCAAGTGCCCAAGTGGGTGGCCTAACCTCCAAGGGGAGCAGCTCGCGGCTCTCCCCCGCCGGGGGAGCCGGAGAGGGTCAAGGCGGACAAGTCGATCTGTTCGGAACGAGCGTGGACGCGGACGGGGATGTCGAACTGAAAGAGTTCGCCAACATCGACACGGTGCCGCACCGCTATTTCCTGGAGGACACGAACGAGAAGATGTACATGCTCGCGGCCCAGTTGAAGAAGCAACCGCGGTTCTGCTTTGATACCGAGACCACGGGAACGGATGAGCGCACCGCTGAGCTGGTCGGTCTCGCCTTCAGTTGGAAAGCGCACGAAGGCTACTACGTGCCAGTACCCGCGGATCGCGAAGGAGCACAGCGCATCGTTGACATCTTCAAGCCGATGCTGGAGAACGAGGCCATCGGCAAAGTGGCCCAGAACGCCAAGTACGACATCCGCGTGTTGAAGAACTACGGGGTAGAGGTGAAAGGCCCGCTCTTCGATACGATGGTCGCGCACTACCTGCTCAAACCCGATCAGCAGAAACACGGGATGGACTACCTGAGCGAGGTGTACCTCGGTTATCGCCCGGTGAGCATCGAAACGCTCATCGGTCCGAAGGAGCGCGGCAAGACGCAGAAGAGCATGCGCGACGCCGATGTGAACGCGGTGAAGGAGTACAGCGCCGAAGACGCCGACATCACGTGGCAGCTCGGCGAGAAGTTCGCGCCGCTGCTCGAAGAGGACGAGGTGACCAAGCTCTTCAACGATGTGGAGATGCCGTTGGTGCACGTGCTCGCGGACATGGAAACCGAGGGCATCCGCATCGACATCCCGGCCCTCAAACAGTTCAGCGAGGAACTCGGCACGGACCTGCTGCGCTTGCAGGAAGAGATCCACAAAGCCTGTGGCGTGCCCTTCAACATCGACAGTCCGAAGCAGCTCGGCGACGTGCTCTTTGAGACCCTCAAGATCGGAGGGGATAAAGTGAAGAAGACCGCCAAGACGGGCCAGTACCAGACCAGCGAGGACATCCTGCAGGAACTCAGCAACGCGCATCCAGTGGTGCCGCTCATCCTGGACTATCGCAGCTTGCGCAAGCTGAAGGGCACCTACGTGGACACGTTGCCGGAAGCTGCTGATCCCGTGACGCACCGCGTGCACACCAGCTACCTCCAGACCGTGGCCGCCACGGGCCGCCTGGCCAGCAACGATCCCAACCTGCAGAACATCCCCATACGCACGGAGAAAGGCCGCGAGATCCGGAAAGCCTTCGTGCCACGCAACGAAGAATACCAATTGCTCAGCGCTGACTACAGCCAGATCGAGCTGCGCATCATTGCCCACATGAGCGGCGACCACAATATGCAGGAGGCTTTCCGCCACGGGCTCGACATCCACGCGGCCACGGCAGCCAAAGTGTTCAACGTGGACATCGCCGCCGTTACCCGCGACCAGCGGAGCCGCGCCAAGGCCGTCAACTTCGGCATCGCATACGGACAAGGGGCCTTCGGACTTTCACAGAACCTGGGGATCCCGCGGGCTGAGGCGAAACAGATCATCGACGACTACTTCGCGCAATTCCCCGGTGTGCGCAACTACATGGATGAGATGATCGGCTTCTGCCGCACGCACGGCTACATCAAGACCCTGATGGGCCGCCGACGCTACCTGCCGGACATCACCAGCGCCAACAACACGGTGCGCGCACAAGCCGAACGCATCGCCATCAACGCGCCCATGCAGGGCACGGCTGCTGACATCATCAAGGTGGCCATGGTGAGCATCCATCGGGAAATGCAGCAGCGCCGCATGCGCAGCAAGCTGCTCCTCCAGGTGCACGATGAACTGGTGTTCGACGCCCATCGGGCGGAGGTGGAGGACCTGAAAGCGATGGTGCGGGGCCGGATGGAGGGAGCCATGCAACTGAACGTACCGCTCCTTGTTGACATGGCGGTGGGGAAAAACTGGCTGGAAGCCCACTAG
- a CDS encoding TIGR00730 family Rossman fold protein, with protein MDLRFLEGPRSRWKEFKSVVNIAREFIYGFRNLHFVGPCVTFFGSARFKEDHRYYVDTRELARRIGRVGFTIMTGGGPGLMEAANRGARDVGAKSVGCNIVLPHEQDPNPYLDVSLSFDRFFVRKVLLVKYSVCFVVMPGGAGTVDELFETITLIQTGKVKDFPILLYGKNYWAPMLQQIDRMVAEGTIGRKELEFVFVADTVDEATTLLQGRLVSMWQRARSRKDTPKWWFLENGNR; from the coding sequence ATCGACCTCCGCTTCCTGGAGGGACCCCGATCGCGGTGGAAAGAGTTCAAGAGCGTGGTGAACATCGCGCGCGAGTTCATCTATGGCTTCCGCAACCTGCACTTCGTGGGCCCCTGCGTCACCTTCTTCGGTAGCGCGCGGTTCAAGGAAGACCATCGGTATTACGTCGACACCCGGGAACTCGCGCGACGCATCGGGCGTGTGGGTTTCACCATCATGACGGGCGGTGGCCCGGGCCTCATGGAAGCGGCGAACCGTGGTGCCCGCGATGTGGGCGCGAAGAGCGTAGGGTGCAACATCGTGCTGCCGCACGAGCAGGACCCGAATCCGTACCTGGACGTCAGCCTTTCGTTCGACCGGTTCTTCGTGCGCAAGGTGCTGTTGGTGAAGTACAGCGTTTGTTTCGTTGTGATGCCCGGTGGTGCAGGCACGGTGGACGAGCTCTTCGAGACCATTACGCTCATCCAGACGGGCAAGGTGAAGGACTTCCCCATATTGCTGTACGGCAAGAACTACTGGGCACCCATGCTCCAGCAGATTGATCGTATGGTGGCCGAGGGCACCATAGGCCGCAAGGAACTGGAATTCGTGTTCGTGGCCGACACCGTGGATGAAGCCACCACGTTGCTTCAGGGCCGCTTGGTATCGATGTGGCAACGCGCACGCAGCCGCAAGGACACGCCCAAGTGGTGGTTCCTGGAGAACGGAAATCGTTAG
- a CDS encoding T9SS type A sorting domain-containing protein yields MKKRSVSTVCAVVLLLVAKAQLFIPHDPLEEPFGSSWTYLFNRGQAADITGALRPEIANHSIMGPVGVWVYEGGKVGITLTNETNDSIAEIDFSILSEVNQASLPVDAAHVDCHYNFYLEHCPQGVTGVDGSKHLVFEDVAPYIDLHVLSNQYGPKWYIVMRPGGDPADIMLLFEGHDELHIDPMGFLKAWIGNRYLVLNEGFAFQQDGNTINYVPWTPEYEHTPGSDIVTFEFGAYDPSLPLVIVITPFSGAGGMGGGGNPLPEWCSFMNGTANDFMADLTHDDEGYVYFTGTSSSALGLPGTGGLFSYAGSGDMILGRFNEHYEIEVPGTWFTYYGNGDTNDSRSIAYDPVFDRVGVCGATESMPGVPLLGNPNSFQGSGTGSVGLFNALNGQVQYFTRIQNNLVSCAAIDFDKDGNFFVTGTGIGPDDIPDLAGATDYWTGVGPENGPLFHTGFINKFDPQCNLLWGTTFGGPEDEVVYDLHIDRPNDKVYVVGSTISPRTGAQNCTPQVFQFPLCNAGGYFQNGLNGDGNFGLGHSDGFIARFNAVTLALEWSTYFGGQGEWEFITSVTTNDLGEVFVAGITNTGGCNFVTCQGSPTEHYFPCCDNGGYFEGQPSMGFYENFIAKFSAGTQLLWSTKVGGPQEEDALITFGVVGPLPERARPRVTCDGQDNVLLFGNTASGWTFGTDQPILPWNQPTGIYFEEHHNDGDQATTDAYVAKFSSAGALLGASYFGGQGIDLCGGITANDTRVYIAGSSRSTQAFPVSCPNLPGYQPYCDLVPLGATAYDGYIAQIRYDLVDAVTGPTATQHAGLWCYPNPASSMVNVGLDGGVLEGNVVVYDELGRTVASEHAQHRASVQIDIAGWPSGTYTVVADSPEGPLHVRFTTVR; encoded by the coding sequence ATGAAAAAGCGATCCGTTTCCACCGTGTGTGCTGTTGTCCTGCTTTTGGTTGCCAAGGCGCAGTTGTTCATTCCTCATGATCCGCTGGAAGAGCCTTTTGGCAGCAGTTGGACCTATCTCTTCAACCGTGGCCAAGCAGCGGACATCACGGGCGCACTGAGGCCCGAGATCGCCAACCACTCCATCATGGGGCCGGTTGGTGTTTGGGTGTACGAAGGCGGCAAGGTGGGCATTACGCTCACCAACGAAACCAACGATTCCATCGCCGAGATCGACTTCTCCATCCTCTCCGAAGTGAACCAAGCGAGCCTTCCGGTGGATGCCGCCCATGTCGATTGCCACTACAACTTCTACCTGGAGCACTGCCCGCAAGGTGTAACCGGTGTGGACGGCTCGAAGCATCTGGTCTTCGAGGACGTAGCCCCTTACATCGATCTGCATGTGCTGAGCAACCAATACGGGCCCAAGTGGTACATCGTCATGCGGCCCGGTGGCGATCCGGCCGACATCATGCTCCTCTTCGAGGGGCACGATGAACTGCACATCGATCCGATGGGTTTCCTGAAAGCATGGATCGGCAACCGCTACTTGGTGCTCAACGAGGGCTTTGCCTTTCAGCAGGACGGCAACACCATCAACTATGTGCCATGGACGCCGGAGTATGAGCACACACCCGGCAGCGACATTGTGACCTTCGAGTTCGGGGCGTACGATCCATCGTTGCCCTTGGTCATAGTTATCACACCTTTCTCCGGCGCTGGTGGCATGGGCGGTGGCGGCAACCCCTTGCCCGAGTGGTGCTCTTTCATGAACGGTACCGCCAACGACTTCATGGCCGACCTTACCCACGACGATGAGGGCTATGTCTATTTCACGGGGACGTCCAGTAGTGCGCTAGGGCTCCCGGGTACCGGTGGTTTGTTCTCTTACGCAGGCAGCGGCGACATGATCCTTGGCCGGTTCAACGAGCACTACGAGATCGAGGTGCCCGGAACTTGGTTCACATACTACGGCAATGGCGACACGAACGATAGCCGTTCCATTGCCTACGACCCGGTGTTCGATCGGGTGGGGGTGTGCGGGGCGACGGAGAGTATGCCCGGTGTGCCACTCTTAGGAAACCCAAACAGCTTCCAAGGATCCGGCACTGGTTCCGTTGGCTTATTCAATGCGTTGAATGGACAGGTCCAATACTTCACGCGTATCCAGAACAACCTCGTCTCCTGCGCGGCCATCGACTTCGATAAGGACGGCAACTTCTTTGTGACGGGTACGGGCATTGGCCCGGATGACATACCGGACCTGGCGGGTGCCACCGACTATTGGACCGGCGTCGGCCCGGAGAACGGACCGCTGTTCCACACCGGTTTCATCAACAAGTTCGATCCGCAGTGCAACCTGCTTTGGGGCACCACCTTCGGTGGCCCGGAGGATGAGGTGGTGTACGACCTGCACATCGACCGGCCCAACGACAAGGTGTACGTGGTCGGTTCAACGATATCGCCGCGCACGGGCGCCCAGAACTGCACGCCCCAGGTCTTCCAATTCCCGCTGTGCAACGCCGGTGGCTATTTCCAGAACGGGCTCAACGGCGATGGCAACTTCGGCCTGGGCCATTCCGACGGGTTCATCGCCCGGTTCAATGCCGTTACACTGGCGCTGGAGTGGAGCACGTATTTCGGCGGCCAAGGCGAGTGGGAGTTCATCACCAGTGTTACCACCAACGACCTCGGGGAGGTCTTCGTCGCAGGCATCACCAATACAGGCGGATGCAATTTCGTGACCTGCCAAGGCTCTCCCACCGAACACTATTTCCCTTGCTGCGACAACGGGGGCTACTTCGAGGGCCAACCCTCCATGGGTTTCTATGAGAACTTCATCGCCAAATTCAGCGCAGGCACCCAGCTACTTTGGAGCACCAAGGTGGGCGGGCCGCAGGAGGAGGATGCGCTGATCACCTTCGGTGTGGTAGGCCCGTTGCCCGAGCGCGCCCGGCCGCGCGTTACATGCGACGGGCAGGACAATGTGCTCCTGTTCGGCAACACCGCCAGCGGGTGGACCTTCGGCACCGACCAGCCCATACTGCCGTGGAACCAACCCACGGGCATCTACTTCGAAGAACACCACAACGATGGGGATCAGGCCACCACCGATGCCTATGTGGCCAAGTTCTCCAGCGCTGGTGCACTGCTCGGCGCCAGCTATTTCGGGGGCCAGGGGATCGATCTGTGCGGGGGCATAACGGCCAACGACACACGGGTGTACATAGCGGGCAGCAGTCGCAGCACCCAAGCCTTCCCCGTATCATGCCCCAATTTGCCGGGCTACCAGCCCTATTGCGACCTCGTGCCGCTGGGCGCTACCGCTTACGATGGTTACATAGCGCAGATCAGGTACGATCTGGTGGATGCCGTGACCGGACCTACGGCCACGCAACACGCAGGGCTGTGGTGTTATCCCAACCCTGCGTCGAGCATGGTGAACGTTGGGCTCGACGGGGGGGTGCTGGAAGGCAACGTGGTGGTGTACGACGAGTTGGGCCGCACTGTGGCCTCGGAACACGCGCAACATCGTGCAAGCGTTCAGATCGATATTGCCGGTTGGCCATCCGGGACTTACACCGTAGTCGCCGACAGCCCTGAGGGCCCGTTGCACGTCCGTTTCACGACGGTGCGATGA
- a CDS encoding T9SS type A sorting domain-containing protein: MIALAITACGAPAQWQSLNGGLDFFVGAFEHTNDSTQLIVGGAFCTTNVDSLAAHHLVRWDGIQWSDTGFAGGGADTLFGCQYHTLPSIALFHDTLFVAPYTGGWRYDTSLAYIAMLADTTWLPCGQPNAPAWLHEVNGRLFRGGLADSVYGTSMPSPNEWIGGAWQPLPNNPIPAPSAVYEAHYHNGVYYFGGIFEALGSRKIVAFDGVDQWCGLDGGVPGFYFIASIQGYGDSLFVGGWLQEPGLSDHIRVWDGSDWLQFAPNGITFVNHVWDMLVHEGDLYIAGAGHLVGDTTIYDIWRYDGHQLCALGGPTVGGGQKMTIFQDDLYFAMPSTHAELYQEFIGRLDLDAVVPDTCIEVVHVGVEEQHGVPRVYVHPNPASDVVTIGVNTGVMGGNLLVYDEIGRLIASQSAVQRSVVELDVSRWAVGTYTALLFSPAGLYRSRLMIVH; encoded by the coding sequence ATGATCGCTCTCGCGATCACAGCATGCGGTGCACCAGCTCAATGGCAGAGTCTCAATGGTGGCCTGGACTTTTTTGTCGGGGCATTCGAGCACACCAACGACAGCACCCAACTGATTGTTGGGGGCGCATTCTGCACAACCAATGTTGATTCGCTTGCAGCGCACCATTTAGTGCGCTGGGACGGAATCCAGTGGAGCGATACAGGGTTCGCGGGCGGAGGGGCTGATACGCTTTTCGGTTGCCAATACCATACGCTGCCGAGCATCGCGCTATTCCATGACACGTTGTTCGTCGCACCCTACACAGGAGGGTGGCGATACGACACCTCTTTAGCCTACATAGCCATGCTAGCCGACACCACCTGGCTGCCCTGCGGCCAACCGAACGCACCTGCGTGGCTCCACGAGGTGAACGGCCGTTTGTTCCGGGGCGGCCTGGCCGATTCGGTGTACGGCACCAGCATGCCCAGCCCCAACGAGTGGATCGGTGGTGCTTGGCAGCCGTTGCCCAACAATCCGATCCCAGCACCCAGCGCGGTGTACGAAGCGCACTACCACAATGGGGTGTACTACTTCGGCGGCATCTTCGAGGCGCTCGGCTCGCGCAAGATCGTGGCCTTCGATGGCGTGGACCAGTGGTGTGGCTTGGACGGAGGAGTGCCTGGCTTCTACTTCATCGCCTCTATCCAAGGCTATGGCGATTCGCTGTTCGTGGGCGGTTGGTTGCAGGAGCCAGGGCTCAGTGACCACATTCGTGTGTGGGATGGTTCTGACTGGTTGCAGTTCGCGCCCAACGGGATCACCTTCGTGAATCATGTGTGGGACATGCTCGTGCATGAGGGCGATCTGTACATCGCCGGTGCAGGACACCTGGTGGGCGATACCACCATTTACGACATCTGGCGCTACGATGGCCATCAGCTCTGCGCCCTTGGCGGACCCACCGTAGGTGGTGGTCAGAAAATGACCATCTTCCAGGATGATCTGTACTTCGCCATGCCCTCAACGCACGCCGAGCTCTACCAAGAATTCATCGGCCGCTTGGACCTTGATGCGGTGGTGCCCGATACATGCATTGAGGTGGTGCATGTGGGGGTGGAGGAGCAACACGGCGTGCCGCGGGTTTATGTACACCCAAATCCGGCATCCGATGTGGTGACCATTGGTGTGAATACGGGCGTGATGGGTGGCAACTTGTTGGTGTACGACGAGATCGGTCGTTTGATCGCTTCGCAGAGCGCAGTGCAGCGATCGGTCGTTGAACTCGACGTGTCGCGATGGGCTGTGGGGACATATACCGCTTTGTTGTTCAGCCCTGCTGGCTTGTACCGGTCGCGTTTGATGATCGTGCACTGA
- a CDS encoding T9SS type A sorting domain-containing protein, whose amino-acid sequence MRHYLFPALLTVATVNAQQAPSIYCTTHDEERLHAMLGHDPLRIAQAEAAQAELEAFTAQFEAQRAQGIAKGGGNPVIPVVFHIIHNNGPENISNEQIEDAMVVLNNDFNKLNDDWDNVNPAFLGIVADVGITFKLAQKDPDGNCTNGITRTVSPLTNDGTQTMKDLIQWPRDMYLNVWVAASADGAAGYTYRPGAVNNWPEGDGIVLLHDYVGTIGTGAVSRSRTLTHEVGHWINLNHVWGPTNEPGLASNCSETDNVSDTPPTEGWQSCNINGNTCTAPVDNVENYMEYSYCSKMFTEGQKTRMLAALSSGTAQRNQLTTAQNLADTGVDQPAALCAAVFTTNTRTVCAGSPVQFTDLSFNFVNNWQWDMPGAQPSSSSDQNPSVTYNLPGVYDVTLTAGDGNGTVSATEAGYIVVLPAPGTTVPVVEGFESLNALPGNEWTVMNANADEAFEITTAASYSGSKSTRLRNYTSQATNLDELISGTYDMSNASDIIISWRFAFAQRNSDNDDKLRLYVSNDCGATWNMRKQLRGTTDLATVNPTNAQFTPTQQSQWGYEEVTNILSNYHVADFRFKFWFESDGGNNLYIDDININGQPVGIEDLVLGGGSALVVPDPVDDAAELLVSIEQPTDVRIDVVDALGREIAQVFNGTLASGDQRIALPVHLLESGMYFVRMSDGQHLSTVRFAVR is encoded by the coding sequence ATGCGCCACTACCTGTTTCCTGCCCTGTTGACCGTAGCTACCGTCAACGCCCAACAGGCTCCTTCCATCTATTGCACCACGCACGATGAAGAGCGATTGCACGCTATGCTGGGCCACGACCCGTTGCGGATCGCACAAGCCGAAGCAGCGCAGGCGGAGCTCGAGGCCTTCACGGCGCAGTTCGAAGCACAACGAGCCCAAGGCATTGCCAAGGGCGGTGGAAATCCGGTGATCCCGGTGGTCTTCCACATCATCCACAACAACGGCCCCGAGAACATCAGCAATGAGCAGATCGAGGATGCCATGGTGGTGTTGAACAATGACTTCAACAAGCTGAACGACGACTGGGACAATGTGAACCCGGCGTTCCTGGGCATTGTGGCCGACGTCGGCATCACCTTCAAACTGGCCCAGAAAGACCCCGACGGCAATTGCACCAATGGCATCACACGTACCGTGAGCCCGCTTACGAACGATGGCACGCAGACCATGAAGGACCTGATCCAGTGGCCGCGCGATATGTACCTGAACGTTTGGGTGGCCGCCAGCGCTGACGGTGCCGCGGGCTACACCTACCGCCCCGGCGCGGTGAACAACTGGCCCGAAGGAGATGGCATCGTGCTGCTCCACGATTACGTCGGCACCATAGGTACTGGCGCTGTGAGCCGCAGCCGCACCCTTACCCACGAGGTGGGGCACTGGATCAACCTCAACCACGTGTGGGGGCCCACCAACGAACCGGGCCTTGCCAGCAACTGCAGCGAGACCGATAATGTGAGCGATACCCCGCCCACCGAAGGTTGGCAGAGCTGCAACATCAACGGCAATACCTGCACCGCTCCCGTTGACAACGTGGAGAACTACATGGAGTACAGCTACTGCAGCAAGATGTTCACCGAAGGCCAGAAAACACGCATGCTGGCCGCGCTGAGCAGCGGCACAGCGCAGCGCAACCAACTGACCACTGCGCAGAACCTGGCCGACACAGGCGTGGATCAGCCTGCAGCGCTGTGTGCAGCCGTGTTCACCACGAACACGCGCACGGTTTGCGCCGGCAGCCCCGTCCAGTTCACCGATCTCAGTTTCAACTTCGTGAACAACTGGCAATGGGACATGCCCGGTGCACAACCCAGTTCCAGCTCCGACCAGAACCCCAGCGTCACCTACAATTTGCCCGGCGTTTACGACGTGACCCTCACGGCCGGTGACGGCAACGGCACGGTGAGCGCCACTGAAGCAGGGTACATCGTAGTGTTGCCCGCCCCCGGTACCACGGTCCCTGTGGTAGAAGGTTTCGAGTCCTTGAACGCGTTGCCCGGCAATGAATGGACGGTGATGAACGCCAACGCCGATGAGGCCTTCGAGATCACCACTGCGGCTTCGTACAGCGGGAGCAAGAGTACGCGCCTGCGCAACTACACTTCACAGGCCACCAACCTCGATGAGCTGATCAGCGGCACGTACGACATGAGCAATGCCAGCGATATCATCATAAGCTGGCGTTTTGCGTTCGCCCAGCGCAACAGCGACAACGACGACAAACTGCGCCTGTACGTGAGCAATGACTGCGGTGCCACCTGGAACATGCGCAAGCAACTGCGCGGCACCACCGACCTGGCCACCGTGAACCCCACCAACGCCCAATTCACGCCCACGCAACAAAGCCAGTGGGGCTATGAGGAAGTGACCAACATCCTGAGCAATTATCACGTGGCCGACTTCCGTTTCAAGTTCTGGTTCGAGAGCGACGGCGGCAACAACCTCTACATCGATGACATCAACATCAACGGCCAGCCCGTGGGCATTGAGGACCTGGTGCTCGGCGGTGGTAGCGCACTGGTGGTGCCCGACCCCGTGGACGATGCAGCCGAGCTGCTCGTGAGCATCGAACAGCCGACCGATGTGCGCATTGATGTGGTGGATGCCCTCGGACGCGAGATCGCTCAAGTGTTCAATGGAACCTTGGCTTCCGGCGACCAACGCATTGCCCTGCCCGTGCACCTGCTGGAGAGCGGGATGTACTTCGTGCGCATGAGCGACGGACAGCACCTGAGCACCGTGCGTTTCGCGGTGCGCTGA